From Solanum lycopersicum chromosome 8, SLM_r2.1, the proteins below share one genomic window:
- the LOC104648641 gene encoding 2-isopropylmalate synthase A-like, whose protein sequence is MTLVNGLNKFSNPNYVSIFDTTLRDGEQAPGAAMTAKQKMDIARQLVKLGVDVIEAGFPASSEVEFELVKSIAHEIGNSIDEEGYVPMICGAARCTKKEIERCWEALKYAKIPMICTFIATSDIHMKYKLNMSREQVVEKATSMVAYARTLGCEHVRFAIEDATRSDKEFLCHIIGEIIKAGATCICLADTVGCNLPNEFGQLVAHVKVNTPGIQNVILAVHCHNDLGLATANTLAGICAGVRQVDVTINGIGERAGNASLEEIVMAIKCRGEEVLGGVHTGINTKHIFTTSNMVEEYSGLKLQPHKAIVGVNAFSHESGIHQDGILKNRSTYEFISAEDIGFIRSTEHGIKLGKLSGRHALKAKMLLLGYNFDDKVLEDLFWRFKSMAGNKKNITDDDLRALVSNEDIQTQIA, encoded by the exons atgactcTTGTTAATGGTTTGAACAAATTCTCAAACCCTAACTATGTTTCAATTTTCGATACGACGCTTCGTGATGGAGAGCAAGCTCCTGGTGCAGCCATGACTGCTAAACAAAAAATGGACATTGCACGTCAATTAGTCAAGCTTGGCGTTGATGTAATTGAGGCTGGTTTTCCAGCTTCCTCTGAGGTTGAGTTTGAGCTTGTAAAGtctatagcacatgaaattG GTAATAGCATAGATGAAGAGGGATATGTACCGATGATTTGTGGTGCGGCGAGATGTACTAAGAAGGAGATTGAAAGATGTTGGGAGGCTTTGAAGTATGCAAAGATACCAATGATTTGTACGTTTATCGCAACAAGTGATATACATATGAAGTATAAATTGAATATGAGTAGAGAACAAGTTGTGGAGAAAGCAACTAGTATGGTAGCTTATGCTAGAACCCTTGGATGTGAGCATGTTCGATTTGCAATAGAAGATGCTACAAG ATCCGATAAGGAGTTTCTCTGTCATATTATTGGAGAAATTATCAAAGCTGGTGCAACATGCATTTGTCTTGCTGATACTGTTGGATGCAATTTACCAAATGAATTTGGACAACTAGTTGCTCATGTAAAAGTTAATACCCCTGGAATTCAAAATGTGATCCTTGCTGTACACTGTCATAACGATCTTGGACTAGCTACTGCCAACACATTAgct GGAATTTGTGCAGGAGTAAGACAAGTAGACGTAACCATCAATGGTATTGGTGAAAGAGCTGGAAATGCTTCTCTAGAAGAG ataGTAATGGCCATAAAATGTCGTGGAGAGGAAGTACTAGGTGGTGTCCATACCGGGATTAATACAAAACATATATTCACAACAAGCAACATg GTAGAGGAGTATAGTGGGCTTAAGCTACAACCACATAAGGCCATTGTTGGTGTTAATGCTTTTTCTCATGAAAGTGGAATTCATCAG GATGGAATATTAAAGAACAGAAGTACATATGAGTTTATATCTGCTGAAGATATTGGATTTATTCGTTCAACTGAACATGGTATTAAATTGGGAAAACTAAG TGGGCGTCATGCATTGAAAGCCAAAATGCTTTTG cttggatataattttgatgataaagTACTTGAAGACCTCTTTTGGAGATTTAAGTCAATGGCTGGgaataaaaag aATATAACAGATGATGATTTAAGAGCACTTGTATCAAATGAAGATATCCAGACTCAAATAGCTTGA